ATTTATCAAAACGGCTTGGCTGGCTTTTAATGGTTTTCTGGAAATCAGCTATTGCTTTTACAATTCTGTCATAAGTTACTTTCTCATCACCATAGGCATTTTTGAAAAGAGGTTTATATCCCTTTATAGCCTGGATTTTTGCAGGTAATGTTTTCACATCCATTGCCATTTCATGATGGGCTCCCAACGGACCGGCCGCCTGCTCTTCAAGCGTTTTTGCTCTTCCATCCCAGAAAAATGACTGTCTTTCTGCTATATTATACAAAGATATTGTATTTCTGTTTCCAAGAAGATGATTGTTCCCTAATGCTACCTGTCTTCGGTCTGACCAACCCATTTCAGGATCGTGACATGAGCTGCACGAAATCTGACTGGATTGGGATAATTTTGGATCAAAGAATAGCATTTTCCCCAGAATAACACCAGGCTTATCCTGTTCTACAAAAAATGTGGAGTCTCTTTTAATAGGGGAAAATTCTTTCCATTTTACACCATGATCAATATCCGGTTTGGGCCATTCTGAGATTGCTTTTTTATAACTTTTTACAATATCTTCGATGGTAGGGTCCTGAAGTTCCAGTAAATCCCGATTTACCTTAGGTGTAAAGCTTAATAAAGTCAATACAATACCCCCTAATCCCCAATATATTAATTTTTTCATGTCTAAAATGTTATCCCTATGCTTGCCGCTGCAAAATTATTGTTTTTTTCCTGGATTTTTTGTGTCTGGTATTGTGCACTTACAAAGAATGCCGGTAGTT
This Chryseobacterium sp. G0162 DNA region includes the following protein-coding sequences:
- a CDS encoding cytochrome-c peroxidase yields the protein MKKLIYWGLGGIVLTLLSFTPKVNRDLLELQDPTIEDIVKSYKKAISEWPKPDIDHGVKWKEFSPIKRDSTFFVEQDKPGVILGKMLFFDPKLSQSSQISCSSCHDPEMGWSDRRQVALGNNHLLGNRNTISLYNIAERQSFFWDGRAKTLEEQAAGPLGAHHEMAMDVKTLPAKIQAIKGYKPLFKNAYGDEKVTYDRIVKAIADFQKTIKSQPSRFDKFLEGKYNALSDEEIYGMHVFRTKARCMNCHSGQNLTDESFHNIGLTYYKRKYEDLGLYNITKKPEDVGKFRTPQLRDLMLTQPWMHNGFFGELEGIVNIYNSGMHMIDPSPEAKEKDPLYPVTDPLLKPLKLTKEEKKALVSFLEALSGTKYKMRRPEFPVE